From Glycine max cultivar Williams 82 chromosome 11, Glycine_max_v4.0, whole genome shotgun sequence, the proteins below share one genomic window:
- the LOC100778289 gene encoding geranylgeranyl pyrophosphate synthase, chloroplastic, producing MSSLNLGTWPRPTSMLNTPSHLLPPFHTLTLTTTLPKLASGTPKLISSFPLVSAVPTKEHTVTTQEIQLQDTPLNFDFKGYMIAKAHTVNQALDAAIALRDPHKIHQAMRYSLLAGGKRVRPVLCIAACELVGGTEATAIPAACAVEMIHTMSLIHDDLPCMDNDDLRRGKPTNHKVYGEDVAVLAGDALLAFAFEHVAASTEGVSPSRVVRAIGELAKSIGTEGLVAGQVVDIDSEGVANVGLETLEFIHVHKTAALLEAAVVLGAIVGGGSDEEVEKLRKFARCIGLLFQVVDDILDVTKSSEELGKTAGKDLVADKVTYPKLLGIDKSKEFAQELLKDAKEQLSGFDPPKAAPLFALTNYIAYRQN from the coding sequence ATGAGTTCTCTGAATCTTGGAACATGGCCTCGTCCCACCTCTATGTTGAACACACCTTCACATCTCCTTCCCCCTTTTCACACTCTCACTCTCACAACAACGCTTCCCAAACTCGCAAGTGGAACCCCAAAACTAATATCTTCTTTTCCCCTCGTCTCTGCTGTGCCCACTAAGGAACACACAGTCACAACCCAGGAAATTCAACTCCAAGACACGCCGCTCAACTTCGATTTCAAGGGCTACATGATCGCCAAGGCCCACACGGTAAACCAAGCCTTGGACGCCGCCATTGCGTTGAGGGACCCACACAAGATCCACCAAGCCATGCGCTACTCCCTCCTCGCCGGCGGCAAGAGGGTCCGCCCCGTGCTCTGCATCGCCGCATGCGAGCTCGTCGGTGGCACAGAGGCCACCGCCATCCCCGCCGCCTGCGCCGTCGAGATGATCCACACCATGTCGCTCATCCACGACGACCTGCCATGTATGGACAACGACGACCTCCGCCGCGGAAAGCCGACCAACCACAAGGTCTACGGCGAGGACGTGGCGGTCCTCGCCGGCGACGCGCTCCTCGCCTTCGCGTTCGAGCACGTGGCAGCGTCCACGGAGGGAGTGTCGCCGTCACGCGTGGTTCGAGCGATTGGGGAATTAGCGAAGTCGATCGGTACGGAAGGGCTTGTGGCGGGACAAGTGGTGGATATAGATTCGGAGGGGGTGGCGAATGTGGGGCTGGAGACGCTGGAATTCATTCACGTGCACAAAACGGCGGCGTTGCTGGAAGCTGCGGTTGTGTTGGGGGCAATAGTGGGAGGTGGGAGCGACGAGGAGGTTGAGAAATTAAGGAAGTTCGCTAGGTGCATTGGGTTGTTGTTTCAGGTTGTGGACGACATTCTGGATGTTACGAAGTCGTCGGAGGAATTGGGGAAGACGGCGGGGAAGGATTTGGTGGCTGATAAGGTTACTTATCCCAAGCTATTGGGGATAGATAAGTCAAAGGAATTTGCTCAAGAATTGTTAAAGGATGCCAAGGAACAATTGTCTGGCTTCGATCCTCCAAAGGCGGCTCCCTTGTTTGCATTAACCAATTACATTGCTTATAGgcaaaattaa
- the LOC100783122 gene encoding NEDD8-conjugating enzyme Ubc12: MIKLFKVKEKQRELAENASGGPPVKKQSAGELRLHKDISELNLPKSCTMQFPNGKDDLMNFEVSIRPDDGYYLGGTFLFSFQVSPIYPHEAPKVKCKTKVYHPNIDLEGNVCLNILREDWKPVLNINTVIYGLYHLFTEPNYEDPLNHDAAAVLRENPKMFESNVRRAMAGGYVGQTFFPRCI; encoded by the exons ATGATTAAGCTTTTTAAAGTAAAGGAAAAACAGAGAGAACTGGCAGAAAATGCGAGTGGCGGACCACCCGTTAAGAAGCAAAGTGCCGGCGAGTTGCGTCTTCACAAag ATATAAGCGAGCTGAATCTACCAAAATCATGTACCATGCAATTCCCCAATGGCAAAGATGACCtgatgaactttgaagtttcaATTCGACCTGATGATGGATATTACTT AGGTGGcacatttttgttttcctttcaaGTGTCTCCCATCTATCCACATGAAGCACCAAAGGTTAAATGCAAGACAAAG GTCTATCATCCAAATATTGACTTGGAAGGAAATGTTTGTCTCAACATCTTACGAGAAGATTGGAAACCTGTCCTTAATATAAACACTGTCATCTATGGCTTGTATCATCTCTTCAcg GAACCAAATTACGAGGATCCACTGAATCATGATGCTGCTGCTGTGTTGAGAGAGAACCCTAAGATGTTTGAATCTAATGTGAGGAGGGCAATGGCTGGAGGGTATGTGGGGCAAACCTTTTTCCCACGCTGTATTTAG
- the LOC100783139 gene encoding cysteine proteinase inhibitor 1, producing the protein MRHHCLLLLSLVLVSYAARRSESALGGWSPIKDVNDSHVAEIANYAVSEYDKRYGAKLTLVKVSKGETQVVAGTNYRLVLKVKNGSTTASYQATVLEKPWLHFRNLTSFKPLRS; encoded by the coding sequence ATGAGACACCACTGTCTCCTTCTCCTCTCCCTCGTCTTGGTCTCCTACGCTGCCCGGCGGTCGGAATCTGCGCTGGGCGGCTGGAGCCCCATCAAGGACGTGAACGACAGCCACGTGGCGGAGATCGCGAACTACGCGGTGAGCGAGTACGACAAGCGTTATGGGGCAAAGCTGACGCTGGTCAAGGTATCAAAGGGCGAGACTCAGGTCGTGGCCGGCACCAACTACCGCCTGGTCCTCAAGGTCAAGAATGGATCCACCACGGCCAGTTACCAAGCCACCGTGCTGGAGAAGCCTTGGCTCCATTTCAGGAATCTCACTTCCTTCAAACCCCTTCGTTCTTAG